ATCATCGGCATGACCGAGATTCGTTACGGGATCAACCCGGACTTTTCTTTTGAGCTTCCGGAGGTGACGCTCACGACCCACAAAACCGGATGGAATGTGGGTGACCGGGTGACGGTGGTGGATGAGAAGGACGCATCGAAGCGGGTGGCGTTCTACGTGGAGGAAATCAACTATGACTATGCCACGCGGCGGTTCAGCCTGAGGTGCCCGCATGTGCTGGCGAAGCTGGCTGACATTCCGGTGACGAAGTGGTTGGAAGGGGATTGGAATGACAACATGCCGGCTGGTTTGAGTGCTGGGGTTTATGAGTATTGGAATAACCAAAGCGTTATAGCGCAGGGGAATATCGCTTATCGGCGGCAGTATTGCCAGGTGGGGCTGTGGATCGCGATGGCAATCTATCACGTGGGTGGCGTGGAGAGCGTTTTGGACGTGGACATTCACACGCTGAACAACAAGGATTCCTTCTATACCGATGGCGCGACGGTGTTGAAGTATAGAGAGCTGGCTGTGAATATCCAGGCTGTCTGGCGCTGTGGCGAGCGCAGTAATGTGGAATGGGATGACCCTTCTTTCGACGTGCAGAACAGCGTTACGTCGTGTCTGGATTATTTGAAGTTTTTGTGTAGCGCGCTGCATTGCACCATCGACATTTTCCGCAGCAACTACCGGCTCAACACGCTGGAGATGGCTGCGGCTCCGACAGATACCGCGACGCTGGCTCGGACGGATCAATTCCTGCCGCTGTATCAAAAGATATGTATGAGCAGGGCGGGCTTGGATCCGGATTGTGAGCTGCTGCCGTTTAGTGCGGATTGGATATTTGGTTATTATGACGACCTGAATCGGCTTGTGGAATATGAGTATGGCGTGGATGATCCGGAGATAGAGATTGTGGAGAGCTATGATGAGTGGGAGAATCCCCAGGCGACGGAGCCGGGTCAACTGTATGTGACCTTCCCGATGAATTTTCGGCTCTACCGCATCAATCTGAACACGACGCCGACCTTTGAGTATCGGAGCTATATCACGATGATTGAGACCAACGCCGCGGAACCGAAGGCGGAGTTTATGCAGTGGGTTCCCGCGATGGCTGACTTTTGGGGAGAGAGGGCGCAGAAAAACGAATATGAGACGGCGTTTGGTGGATTGGACATGAAGTGGCCATTGAGCCGGTTCGACATCCCCAGGCGACGTCAACGCTTTGAGAGGTGGCTGTGATTATTGTTCCTGAGATAAGGGATCCGTGGTTGCGGATTAGTAATACAAACTATGAGCTGGTGAACGCTGTGACGGACTATGAGATCGATTCTCCGGATATGGAAGAGGTCGAGAGCGTAATCAACGGCGACGCAGACGTGATCTATAAAGGCAAGCGCTTCCGCGGCGAGATGACGCTGTATGGGCTGTCGGTGGCGACGCTGGGCGTATTGAAGGGTGCGGAAAGGACGGTGATCAGGCTGTGGCCGTTGGGTATGGGACCGATCACCGGAACCAATAAGTTCTATCCGTGGGTGGATGTGATCCTGCTGAAAGTGACGCCGTTTCATGATAACAATGCGCTCTACCAGGATGCCGCGATAATCGCCTTTGCGAGTCAAAAATACTATACTCTGAAGCAGGAAAACACGCTCGGGTGGGAGGGCGGCGGAGTGTCATAGGTTTGGCAAAGTGGGCACCGGGTAGGGGTATTGCCAAACTTTTGACATCAATCTGAGAGACTTTTTGGCGTATTGCCAAACCATGTGTCATCTTTTGCCAAACTTGGTGTCAGCCGATATAAATCTGCGTAATCCGCGTAATCGGCGTGACTTTCTCCCCGTAATTCCGCGCTTTGTTGAAAAAAATCCCGCAAAATATTCAAAAACATGCATTTTCTACTTGACAAGAAAGGCGGTATGTCATAAAAGCGTCACAGGATGTCACGAAAGGTCATAATATGTCAGACGCAAGATGACAGAAAGTGATTCCAACTACATACCAAAGCAGATGTTAGAGCCAAAAGCAAGAAAGGAAGCAATGAAAGATGTCCGGACCATTTAACGGCTATTCAGAAAACGCGGTGCACAACCAGAGAGTGGTAATTCCCGCCCAGTTAAAGCGCAGATTCAGCGAAGAATCCGAACGCACGGTGGTCATCACCGCCGGGCCGGGAAATTCCATCGCGCTTTATCCGCTGGATAATTGGTATGCCACCCTGGAAGAACTGGCTGAAGGTAGCGAGGAAGACCAAGAGTTCCGTTCCATGTTGATTGGCTGCGCCGTTGCCGAAGCGGAATTGGAAGGCCCTGGACGCGTGCGGCTGCCGGAACGTGAGCTCGCCAAAGCCGGTATCACCGACCGCTGTGTGGTGAAAGGCGACCATCATCTCATCACGCTTTGGAACCCCGACCGGTTCTATAACGAACTGGAAGAATATGAACAGCAAATCCGCGCTCGCTTTGAACGCAAACACTGGCATAAAGGCAGAAAATGAGCCAATTCCACGTCCCCGTGATGCTTGACGAATGTGTCGAATTCCTGCAACCGCGGGATGGCGGGGTGTATGTGGATGCCACTTTGGGCGGAGGCGGACATAGCTTGGGGCTGTTGACGAAAAACCCGAACATCCGGGTTTACGGTTTTGACCAGGATGAAAACGCCCTGGCTCAAGCGCGGGAAAAGCTGGCTGGCTTTGCAGATAGGGTGGAATTTATCCGGGCGAATTTTTCGAGAATGCGTACAGAACTGGCTTTGCGCCGGGTTAAGAACATCGATGGCGTGATTTTTGATTTGGGCGTAAGTTCACATCAATTGGACACTTCAGAGCGTGGATTCAGCTTCGACGGAGACGCGCCCCTGGATATGCGCATGGACTCCAGCCTGAATTATTGCGCCAAAGACGCGGTTAACGAGCTTGGCAAAGCGGAATTGAGCCGAATTTTCAAGGAATATGGAGAAGAGCTGAACGCCGGCAGGATAGCCGCCAAAATCGTTTCCCAGCGTGTGAACAAGCCCCTGCAAAGCACATCCGACCTGGTTAAAACCATCGAAAGCGTGGTGGGCAAAGGCAGCCGGGAATCGCTGAAAAGCAAGGCGCGGATTTTTCAGGCGCTGAGGATATATGTGAACCGCGAACTGGAGGTTTTGGAACCGGCTTTGCGGGACGCCATCAACCTGCTTTCACCCGGAGGCAGAATCGCTGTTTTGAGCTACCATTCCTTGGAAGATAGAATCGTTAAAAACGTGTTTCGTGAAGCACGCGACGGCTGTGTTTGTCCGCCGGAAGCGATGGATTGCGTGTGTGGAAAGCGCAAACAAGTCATTTTGATATGCAAAAAACCGCTGGAAGCGGGAGAAGAAGAAATTTTGAACAACATACGTTCCCGCAGCGCCAAGCTGCGAGTGGCGGAAAAAATCCTGGGGGAGAAATGAGAACGAGATTTTTGAGCTTAATCCTGCTGATTGCGGCAGCAGGTTTTCTGAATTTTTGGAACGCGAACAAAATCGTGCGAGGCACGCAACAGTTGGCTCGCCTGGAAACCAAACTGGCGGCAGAAAAAAACATCAACATCGAACTGAAGGTGGAACGCGACGACCTCCGAAGCGGAAGTCTGTTCGGCGAATCGGCGTTTTTGGGCGAACAGGGGCTTCCTTCACAGATGAATATGGGTCAGATGATTTATGTGCATGAACCCGCGGATAAAGAAAACCGGGAAAGCTATTGCATCATCGACCTGCTGGCCACCAAAGCGCAGGCCAAGGAAGTCCAAATCCTGCGGGACTGATCCATGCGGTCCCGTTATCAACTACTGAAAATCATCCTGGGGCTGGTGACGCTGCTCTGGGTGGGCTATCTCTTTACTCTGCAGGTTTTTGACCCCTTCAAGCTGGGCCAACAGCGAAAAACTCGCTATACTCCCCACAAGGAAATAATCATCCCCACCCGCGGCTCCATCTATGACGCCAGCGGAAATCTTTTGGTCAGTTCCATCAGTTTTTATCAGTTAGATATCGACCGCAAAGCGGTTAAGATGTGGGCAGATGAGAAAGAGCTTGAACTTAATAATGCTTATTCCATGATAAGTAAGGCGATAAGCGATAACAGCCAGGTGAAAAACGAAGACATTATGAGAAGGCTGACGATGAACGATAATCTCAATTCCATCCAGATAACAAACAAGATTCGCGAGATGGAATTGGAAAAAATATTGAAAGCCTTTGAAACGGAGAAGCTTCCCGGCCTGAACCACAGTTTTTCATCCATGAGGCGCATCTATTCCCGCAACATCCTGGGCGCCAGGTTGTTAGGCTCGGTGAGCGCTGTTTCCGACGGTTATGATGAAGAGACCGGAAACCGTTCGCTGTATAAACTGAGCGGTATTTGCGGTATTGAATCCACCTACGATGACCTTTTGGCTGGGGATTACGGCTGGCGGGAGGTGGTTTACGACGCCAAACATCGCCGCATGCCCTATCCCAACCTCCACGAAAAGATTGCCCAGGAAGGCTATAACCTGCATCTGACCATTGATTCCAGCATTCAAGAAGTTGTGGAGGAAGCTCTTTACGAAGGTTTGGAAAAATATGGCGCCAAAAACGGCGGAGCCATCATCATGGACCCCCATACGGGGCGAATTCTTGCCATGGCTGGGGTTTCGGCGGAAGATAGATACATCGACCCGGGCTTGGTACGCGTGAAGTCCAACATCCCGGTCAGCTTTATGTTTGAGCCTGGCTCGACCATGAAGCCGCTCACCATGTTGGTGGCGCTGGATAAAAAATTGGTGGGACCCAATGAACTTTTCCCCACTGGCTCCATCACCTTACGCGGGCGAACCATTTCCGACACACACAGTTACGGCATGATACGCCCGATTGATATCATCAGCAAATCCAGCAACGTGGGCATCGCGCTGATTGGTGACCGCATTGGCTCCAAAACACTTTATGAAAAATTTATTTCGCTGGGCTATGGGCAGAAAACCGGTTTGAACCTGAGCGGGGAAAGCAGCGGAATGTTCGCCAAACTGGAAAACTGGGATGGCTACACGCTTCATTCCGTCTCCTTCGGACAGGCGATTTCAGTTACGGCGCTGCAACATTGTACGGCTTTTTGCGCAATTGCGAACGGCGGAAAGATGGTTCAACCCATGCTGCTGGAATCGGTTACGGATAGCAAAAACAATATCGTACAAAAATATGAGCCCCAGGTTTTGCGCCAGGTTTTCAGAC
This Candidatus Cloacimonadota bacterium DNA region includes the following protein-coding sequences:
- a CDS encoding protein MraZ, which translates into the protein MSGPFNGYSENAVHNQRVVIPAQLKRRFSEESERTVVITAGPGNSIALYPLDNWYATLEELAEGSEEDQEFRSMLIGCAVAEAELEGPGRVRLPERELAKAGITDRCVVKGDHHLITLWNPDRFYNELEEYEQQIRARFERKHWHKGRK
- the rsmH gene encoding 16S rRNA (cytosine(1402)-N(4))-methyltransferase RsmH, whose protein sequence is MSQFHVPVMLDECVEFLQPRDGGVYVDATLGGGGHSLGLLTKNPNIRVYGFDQDENALAQAREKLAGFADRVEFIRANFSRMRTELALRRVKNIDGVIFDLGVSSHQLDTSERGFSFDGDAPLDMRMDSSLNYCAKDAVNELGKAELSRIFKEYGEELNAGRIAAKIVSQRVNKPLQSTSDLVKTIESVVGKGSRESLKSKARIFQALRIYVNRELEVLEPALRDAINLLSPGGRIAVLSYHSLEDRIVKNVFREARDGCVCPPEAMDCVCGKRKQVILICKKPLEAGEEEILNNIRSRSAKLRVAEKILGEK
- a CDS encoding PASTA domain-containing protein; the encoded protein is MRSRYQLLKIILGLVTLLWVGYLFTLQVFDPFKLGQQRKTRYTPHKEIIIPTRGSIYDASGNLLVSSISFYQLDIDRKAVKMWADEKELELNNAYSMISKAISDNSQVKNEDIMRRLTMNDNLNSIQITNKIREMELEKILKAFETEKLPGLNHSFSSMRRIYSRNILGARLLGSVSAVSDGYDEETGNRSLYKLSGICGIESTYDDLLAGDYGWREVVYDAKHRRMPYPNLHEKIAQEGYNLHLTIDSSIQEVVEEALYEGLEKYGAKNGGAIIMDPHTGRILAMAGVSAEDRYIDPGLVRVKSNIPVSFMFEPGSTMKPLTMLVALDKKLVGPNELFPTGSITLRGRTISDTHSYGMIRPIDIISKSSNVGIALIGDRIGSKTLYEKFISLGYGQKTGLNLSGESSGMFAKLENWDGYTLHSVSFGQAISVTALQHCTAFCAIANGGKMVQPMLLESVTDSKNNIVQKYEPQVLRQVFRQAAADTVRHYMQAVVDYGTGRHIKMDYITIGGKTGTAQKAAEGGRGYAGGKYNSVFVGMFPVEAPKMVMVVFYDEPAPGYHYGSTSAAPTFKKIVENILFMPSSNILAFDQRLLESSKRMPNLMGEHVSQAESILNRLGFFYSIEGADSASVVIDQFPKAGVSIDPAHPITIKIGAKEGVKAETVVQGVMPNLTGMTLRKALQMAAKENIALRFSGSGTVRRQSIQPGSKVTKNTVCILEATL